The genomic window CCGGCGCTAACCATAGTGAAGTATTCTTCAATATTGGCAGTTCCAGCTGGTGTGTCGTCGGGCATGTGACGAACTTTACTGTTGTCAATTTTGGCTCCGTTGGCGGCAATCATACGCTGGCCCATTTGAACAAGTAGATCGTAGGCAGTCTCTCGAGCACGCTCGTTGTTTTCCTTGCAACAGATGACGACTTCACTCAGTACAGAGGGGATGAAATGTAGAGAATCGTCAGAGATGAACGGGAGGAGAGCGGAAATGGCTGCGAGTCGATCTCGCCGAGCGGGAGCAGACACCTTTTCAGAGCTAGACAGGATTAGCTGCTGCAAGTCGGTATTTCTCTCTTTAAGAGCAGCTTTGCCGAGCTCAGAAGTGGCCAAGCGGGGAATAAGCTTATATGCCTTCTTCTGAAGCTGTGGTTCGTCCTCTCTGTAAATGATTACAGCGGCAATCTCAAACAATGCGGCGAAGCTGTCGCGGGGAAGGTAGGTCGACATCGTAATTACGAGATCCATCAGAGTCTGAGCGGTGGATGGCATATggtccttggcctttgggCCCTTTCCCTTCTCCCCGGGCTTCTGTGTGTTCTCGAGCTCTGCAGCTAGCATCTTGCTCACACGGTCAAAAGTCTCAACAACCTCTTGGGGAGGTGTGATGCTGAGAAATGCATTGACGGTTTGGAGGATAGGGCCTCTGCTTTGAGGTAGTGTCTGCGTGTACACGTTGAATAGGACAGCAAGCATGTTGCCGGCAAATTGTCCGAGATATGTGAGATTCTTCTGGGCAGTGTCGCAGGAGACTCTGCTTTGGAGCATAAagtcctcttcttcgtctccTATGCTTGCAATAGCCTGATTTGACTCGACCAAGGTCTTCAGAGCTCGGCAGATATCCAGTCGTAGCTCGACTTGCTTATACAGGAGGTTGGCGAGCATTTCGGCAAAACCTTGGTCAAAGGCTTCCATGAGATCCATGGGAAGATCGCAGTATCCAGGTAGCGTCGCCCAGATTTGTTGCACCAACGTCTCGTAGATTTTGATTTCCATAGTCTTGTCGGCTGAGCCGTGATCCAAAACTTTCTGGAACATAAGCTCGCTAAGGGGGACCATTTCGGTCTTGAAGTGGTCCAACTCGGTGTTGCTAACGTAGTCTCGCAAAATGGGGAACATCCATGCGCGTCCAGCCTGTCCCTTGACTGGTTTGATAATGTTGAGGGGAAGAGCAGTAAGGACTGCTTCAGGTCCCATGGCCTGCACGGCTTGTCCAATAATTTCATCCGCTTCCTTTTTGTTTCGAAATGAAGAGTTTTCGCGAATTTCCCCAATCGTCTTGGTGATGTTCATCATCCTTGGGTAAGACTGCCATCGAAGGGAGGTGAACATGGCGCCGAGTACATTGAAGGTCTGCAGCCAAGCAGCCTGGTACTGCACGGTTAGTAGAGACTCGACAGTCTTTGTGATCTTGTCCAAAATCTTCTCTTCGTATATCGATGGTCCTAGGATGACTTGCTGAGGAATGCAGTTAGCCATGAAGGACACCAAACACTCTGAAGCTGAGATTCGAATGTTTTCAGAATGTGATTCCAGGAATTGTGCAATCATGGCGAACAACTCGGGCAACTTTTGAAAAGTCTCATCTGGCTCGACCTGAGCAGAAACATCGAATCCTCGTGACAGAATGGCCAACCAAGGCGGAACAAGTTGGGTGTCGTTGGCGGCGGGACGCAGTTCTGAGATAATCTCCATAAGCCGCGGCAACTTGGATGAAGAAACCTCGGCACTCATGCTCTCAAATATTAACTCGAAAATTTCAAAACCAGCCATGGTCATGTATTCGTTACCAGTCTTGGCGATGCCCAGTAATAGCTCACACAAAGATTCAATCTTTGTGCTGGGCCAGCCACCACTCGCCGTCGCCACAGTCTTCACTAGGTGAAGCGCATGGATCAGGGCCGGATCGTGAGTGGTATCGGATgatttcttgcccttgcgcGCATCAGCAGCCTTGCCGGCCAGGTCCTCCAGATTCTTCAGCGCAGTTTGCGCGCACATATCGGCAGCCGGGTGATCCAATGACGGGCTAGGAGGAGGGTTCTTGAGAACCTTCTTGAGGGCATCTTGTGCTCGCTTTCGAATCTTTGGCCGATGGTCCAGAGAAAGGTTGAGCAAGCCGGCAACTGCGCGGCGCGGTCCAATCTGGGACACAGAAAGCTCCCACGACGGCGCATCCTGGGCGAGGAGCAGGGATTCCAAGCAGCCGGTAGATGTCCTGATCAGGATAGCTTCGGCATCTTGCATCAACAGCACGGGTGCGAGTAGCGTAAGGATCTGAGTGAACCTGGATCGGAGTAGAGGCTGCGGGGTGTACGGCGTCACAGTGTCCAAGAGGTAGACGACGGGCGTGGCAAGTTCGGTGTTTACACTTCCATTGCTTATTGCCTGTTGTAGTAAGGCTAGGAGGGCTGCGAAATAGCCGGTCGGGGTCGGGGCGGCATTTTGTTCTTTAATGGTTGACTCAACTGCTtggaggacgacgacattCTGGAGGCATAGATTGCAATGTCAGCCAATTGTTCTGGGATTATGGAGCTAcgattttttttgtttcaATGGAACCTTACCCTCTTCTGACCTTCCAGACCAGGGGACTTGATCTTATCCAACTTTTCAGCCAAAGTCGGTGTCGACATCTTGTCGCAGACACACAGGCAGAAAAGATgtagatggtggtggtggactGCAAAAAATGAGGCCGTGTCCCTCGTGTCCCTGGTCTTTCTCTGCTTGTGCAGACTCGGTAtcacgaaaaaaaaatccttaTCGATAACTGgcgggctggctggcaactGGATGACAGAGCTGCAGGGTGGGGCCGACGGTACAAAAAGTCAAGGTGCCAGTG from Metarhizium brunneum chromosome 2, complete sequence includes these protein-coding regions:
- the RRP12 gene encoding Ribosomal RNA-processing protein 12 — its product is MSTPTLAEKLDKIKSPGLEGQKRNVVVLQAVESTIKEQNAAPTPTGYFAALLALLQQAISNGSVNTELATPVVYLLDTVTPYTPQPLLRSRFTQILTLLAPVLLMQDAEAILIRTSTGCLESLLLAQDAPSWELSVSQIGPRRAVAGLLNLSLDHRPKIRKRAQDALKKVLKNPPPSPSLDHPAADMCAQTALKNLEDLAGKAADARKGKKSSDTTHDPALIHALHLVKTVATASGGWPSTKIESLCELLLGIAKTGNEYMTMAGFEIFELIFESMSAEVSSSKLPRLMEIISELRPAANDTQLVPPWLAILSRGFDVSAQVEPDETFQKLPELFAMIAQFLESHSENIRISASECLVSFMANCIPQQVILGPSIYEEKILDKITKTVESLLTVQYQAAWLQTFNVLGAMFTSLRWQSYPRMMNITKTIGEIRENSSFRNKKEADEIIGQAVQAMGPEAVLTALPLNIIKPVKGQAGRAWMFPILRDYVSNTELDHFKTEMVPLSELMFQKVLDHGSADKTMEIKIYETLVQQIWATLPGYCDLPMDLMEAFDQGFAEMLANLLYKQVELRLDICRALKTLVESNQAIASIGDEEEDFMLQSRVSCDTAQKNLTYLGQFAGNMLAVLFNVYTQTLPQSRGPILQTVNAFLSITPPQEVVETFDRVSKMLAAELENTQKPGEKGKGPKAKDHMPSTAQTLMDLVITMSTYLPRDSFAALFEIAAVIIYREDEPQLQKKAYKLIPRLATSELGKAALKERNTDLQQLILSSSEKVSAPARRDRLAAISALLPFISDDSLHFIPSVLSEVVICCKENNERARETAYDLLVQMGQRMIAANGAKIDNSKVRHMPDDTPAGTANIEEYFTMVSAGLAGSTPHMISASITAISRLLYEFRSSLTEQTLSDLVQTMDLFLTSNNREIVKSCLGFVKICVISLPLELMIPRLATLVPNLIIWSREHKGHFKAKVKHILERMVRRFGYDLIHKNCPEADRKLIVNIRKTKERTKKKKEATRTGQGDDASDESDEEQSGKRQYENEYDQALYSSDSDDSAASDDETTAPRQKKKSQKGGKTYIIEDDDEPLDLLDKKALANISSTKPLKNRNPTKSKAKFDLDGKLILGADSDDEPAAEDGMDIDKPETSGVGAYVAALKGKDAAKRGRGGKLKFSNRRSKDDEDMDEMDGDDVAMIKSKMSPGRAERGNKFRGRGGMRGGRGGQGGRSGKGGISAGRRGLGIEKRHGAPAQGIGKGRRGRN